One Chryseobacterium sp. 7 genomic window carries:
- a CDS encoding M16 family metallopeptidase — protein MKKRLLSAAAVAFFGLMLNAQQIKFEEYDLPNGLHVILHQDNSAPVVTTGVMYHVGAKDEVKGRTGFAHFFEHLLFEGTPNIKRGDWFKIVSSNGGQNNANTTNDRTYYYETFPSNNEQLGLWMEAERMRHAVINQIGVDTQREVVKEEKRLRMDNQPYGNLFSTIQKNLFTNHPYNWPTIGSMEDLNSAKLEEFQAFYKKYYVPNNATLVVAGDIKPEQTKKWIETYYGVIPKGTLYPKDFPKDAPITQEKEVTATDPNIQLPAYIFAYRTPANKEKDAYVLDMLSSYLSNGKSSVLYKKLVDQDKKALQVAAFNQGLEDYSIFAFFAIPMGQTTKQALQTDIDAEIKKIQTTLISEEDYQKLQNQYENQFVNANSSIQGIAASLATNHVLMGDTNLINKEIDIYRSITRQDLQNAAKKYLNSNQRIIINYVPEKK, from the coding sequence ATGAAAAAGCGACTTCTTTCTGCTGCTGCCGTAGCTTTCTTCGGGCTCATGCTGAATGCACAGCAAATCAAATTCGAAGAATATGACCTTCCCAACGGTCTTCACGTAATTCTTCATCAGGATAATTCCGCTCCGGTTGTCACAACAGGTGTAATGTACCACGTAGGTGCAAAAGATGAAGTAAAAGGCAGAACTGGTTTTGCACACTTCTTTGAACACCTTTTATTTGAAGGAACTCCTAACATCAAGAGAGGAGACTGGTTCAAGATCGTTTCTTCAAACGGAGGGCAGAACAACGCCAACACTACCAACGACAGAACTTATTATTATGAAACGTTCCCTTCCAACAACGAACAGCTTGGACTTTGGATGGAGGCTGAAAGAATGCGCCACGCTGTGATTAACCAAATTGGTGTGGATACCCAGAGAGAGGTTGTAAAAGAAGAGAAAAGATTGAGAATGGATAACCAGCCTTATGGAAATCTTTTTTCTACTATTCAGAAAAATTTATTTACCAATCACCCATACAACTGGCCAACAATTGGTTCTATGGAGGATTTGAACTCTGCTAAGCTGGAAGAATTCCAGGCATTCTACAAAAAGTATTACGTTCCGAATAACGCTACTTTAGTGGTTGCTGGAGACATCAAACCTGAGCAGACTAAGAAATGGATTGAAACGTATTATGGAGTAATTCCAAAAGGAACGCTTTATCCAAAAGATTTCCCTAAAGATGCTCCTATCACACAGGAAAAAGAAGTTACGGCTACGGATCCGAACATTCAGCTTCCTGCATATATTTTCGCATACAGAACTCCGGCTAACAAAGAAAAAGATGCTTATGTTCTGGATATGCTTTCTTCGTATTTGAGTAACGGTAAATCTTCAGTTTTATATAAAAAATTAGTTGACCAGGATAAAAAAGCACTTCAGGTAGCTGCTTTCAACCAGGGACTTGAAGATTACAGTATTTTCGCATTCTTCGCGATTCCAATGGGACAAACTACAAAACAGGCTTTACAGACTGACATTGATGCTGAAATCAAAAAAATTCAGACTACTTTAATCTCTGAAGAAGATTATCAAAAACTTCAAAACCAATACGAAAACCAGTTTGTAAATGCTAATTCAAGCATTCAGGGAATTGCCGCTTCATTGGCTACCAACCACGTATTGATGGGTGACACGAATTTGATCAACAAAGAAATCGATATTTACAGATCTATTACCAGACAGGATCTTCAAAATGCGGCTAAAAAGTATCTTAATTCCAACCAAAGAATAATCATTAATTACGTACCTGAGAAAAAGTAA
- a CDS encoding M16 family metallopeptidase has translation MKKQLTYIAAAFFFTGIVSAQKIDLNAMPKPGPTPAINIAKPKTFQLSNGLTVMVVENNKLPRVSASLSMDRPPYNEGAVTGVSGIMAEQFENGTTNISKDDFNKKVDYLGANLNFSSGGASANSLSKYFPEVLNLMADAIINPKFSAEEIQNSKERAIEGLKSEEKNASSIAEKVSNALMYGKNTSRGEFETVESINKIQLADVQNIYKKYYAPDNAYLVIVGDVKFDQVKPLIEKAFNGWKKANTPIAPLGPASNVAKTEINVVDVPSAVQSVVSLNNLTTLKMKDPNYFPATIANYILGGGGEARLFMNLREKNGFTYGAYSSMVASKYSPEFSASASVRNEVTDKAVKEFMNELNAISTVKPEELANAKAKLKGSFIMSLEQPATIARFALNQKVQDLPADFYTNYLKSIDKVTAADVANAVKATILPNQSRIFIAGKASDISEGLEKLGYPVKYYDKEANSVAKPTVQKVDANVTVASVVDKYINAIGGKANLAKITSYTTNASMSMQGQNIDFKIVKAQGGKELTTVTAMGQVVQKQVFDGKTGYSMQMGQKVDITPEEIAEKQKNPEIFEELGFAKSADYKLSGIEKISGEDSYAIKGGDTTYYYSVATGLKTGETKKVKAKGQEMTIPTTFSNYKDVNGVKMPYTISVSQMGMDMTMTVKSYEINKATDADFK, from the coding sequence ATGAAAAAGCAATTAACATATATAGCTGCAGCGTTTTTCTTTACAGGAATAGTTTCAGCACAAAAAATAGATCTTAATGCAATGCCAAAACCGGGGCCTACTCCTGCGATTAACATTGCCAAACCAAAAACTTTCCAGCTGAGCAACGGCCTTACAGTAATGGTGGTTGAAAACAACAAACTACCAAGAGTAAGCGCAAGTCTTTCTATGGACAGACCTCCTTACAACGAAGGAGCTGTAACCGGAGTAAGCGGAATTATGGCTGAACAGTTCGAAAACGGAACTACCAACATCAGCAAAGATGATTTCAATAAAAAAGTAGACTATCTGGGAGCGAATCTTAATTTCTCTTCAGGAGGTGCTTCTGCCAATTCTCTTTCCAAATATTTCCCTGAGGTATTAAACCTGATGGCTGATGCAATCATTAATCCTAAATTCTCTGCCGAAGAAATTCAAAACTCTAAAGAAAGAGCAATTGAAGGATTAAAGTCTGAGGAAAAAAATGCGTCTTCTATTGCAGAAAAAGTTTCTAACGCTTTGATGTATGGAAAAAATACTTCAAGAGGAGAATTTGAAACCGTTGAGTCTATCAACAAAATTCAGCTTGCTGATGTTCAGAATATTTACAAAAAATACTACGCTCCGGATAATGCTTACTTAGTCATTGTTGGAGATGTAAAATTTGACCAGGTAAAGCCTTTGATTGAGAAGGCCTTCAACGGCTGGAAAAAAGCAAATACTCCTATTGCACCGCTGGGACCTGCTTCCAATGTTGCTAAAACAGAGATCAATGTAGTGGATGTTCCTTCAGCAGTACAGTCTGTTGTTTCCTTAAACAACCTGACGACCCTGAAAATGAAAGATCCTAACTATTTCCCTGCTACAATTGCCAACTACATCCTTGGAGGTGGTGGTGAAGCTAGACTTTTCATGAACCTTCGTGAGAAAAACGGATTTACGTATGGTGCTTATTCAAGTATGGTTGCCAGCAAATATTCTCCGGAGTTCTCTGCTAGCGCAAGTGTAAGAAATGAAGTTACCGACAAAGCGGTTAAAGAATTCATGAATGAACTTAACGCTATTTCCACAGTAAAGCCAGAAGAGTTAGCGAATGCAAAAGCTAAACTGAAAGGATCTTTCATCATGTCTTTGGAGCAGCCAGCAACCATCGCAAGATTTGCTTTAAACCAAAAAGTACAGGATTTACCAGCTGATTTCTATACCAATTACTTAAAATCTATTGATAAAGTAACTGCTGCAGATGTTGCCAACGCTGTAAAAGCTACAATCTTACCCAACCAAAGCAGAATTTTCATCGCTGGTAAAGCTTCTGATATTTCTGAAGGATTGGAAAAATTAGGTTACCCTGTAAAATATTACGATAAAGAAGCGAACTCTGTTGCGAAACCTACTGTTCAAAAAGTAGATGCTAATGTAACGGTTGCTTCTGTAGTTGACAAATACATCAATGCTATCGGAGGAAAAGCTAACCTGGCTAAAATTACTTCTTACACTACGAATGCTTCCATGTCTATGCAAGGACAAAACATCGATTTTAAAATTGTTAAAGCACAGGGAGGAAAAGAGCTTACTACGGTAACAGCAATGGGACAGGTAGTTCAAAAACAGGTATTCGATGGAAAAACCGGCTATTCTATGCAAATGGGACAAAAAGTTGATATCACACCGGAAGAAATTGCTGAGAAACAAAAGAATCCTGAAATTTTCGAAGAATTAGGTTTTGCAAAATCTGCTGATTATAAACTAAGCGGAATTGAGAAAATTAGCGGCGAAGATTCTTATGCCATTAAAGGTGGAGATACTACGTATTACTACAGTGTTGCCACTGGATTAAAAACCGGAGAAACCAAAAAAGTAAAAGCTAAAGGTCAGGAAATGACAATTCCAACCACGTTCTCTAATTACAAAGATGTAAACGGAGTAAAAATGCCTTACACCATCTCTGTAAGCCAAATGGGGATGGATATGACGATGACGGTAAAGTCTTATGAGATCAATAAGGCTACTGATGCTGATTTTAAATAA
- the secG gene encoding preprotein translocase subunit SecG codes for MDTIFTLLMVLVMVASVLLVIIVMAQNPKGGGLSSTFGGASSAQFGVQRTNDFMEKATWTLGGTIIVLILLSVVITGKPSQALPTQQQPAKKEAPAKQSAPASSTTTPAKAPLAPAK; via the coding sequence ATGGATACTATATTTACACTATTGATGGTTCTTGTTATGGTTGCCAGTGTTTTATTGGTAATTATCGTTATGGCGCAAAATCCTAAAGGAGGAGGCCTTTCCAGTACATTCGGAGGTGCATCATCTGCACAGTTCGGAGTACAGAGAACCAATGATTTCATGGAAAAAGCAACATGGACTCTAGGCGGAACTATCATCGTTCTTATCCTTTTAAGCGTTGTTATTACAGGTAAGCCCTCTCAGGCTCTTCCTACACAACAACAGCCAGCGAAGAAAGAAGCTCCTGCAAAACAGTCAGCTCCTGCTTCTTCTACAACAACCCCGGCTAAAGCTCCTTTAGCACCGGCTAAATAA
- a CDS encoding glycosyltransferase family 2 protein — protein MNMKLSVIIVNYNVTQLLRSCVLSLQKYVQEIEYEVIVIDNASTDTSWGDLIPEFPNVHFISSETNGGFSKANNQAVQTAKGEYILLLNPDTELEGFYMKELLDFADAQPSFGCLGVRMHDAEGNFLPESKRLVPDMFNSFEKLFTNFKKNNSKSYYRNDIEENAVEEVDVITGAFLLAKKEIYKKIGGLDEAYFMYGEDIDLCYTFLRNGYKNFYYGKVSILHHKGESTIKDEVYLNRFYGAMQTFIDKYYKESKPVQYSFLKAGLKLRHQIEKIKLK, from the coding sequence ATTAATATGAAGCTGTCCGTAATTATCGTTAATTATAATGTTACCCAATTGCTCAGAAGCTGTGTCCTGTCACTTCAAAAATATGTGCAGGAGATAGAATATGAAGTGATTGTGATTGATAATGCTTCTACAGATACTTCCTGGGGCGATCTTATTCCTGAGTTTCCCAATGTACATTTTATATCTTCTGAAACCAATGGCGGGTTTTCAAAAGCCAATAATCAGGCTGTACAAACTGCGAAAGGAGAATATATATTGCTTTTGAATCCTGATACGGAATTGGAGGGCTTTTATATGAAAGAACTGCTGGATTTTGCAGATGCTCAGCCTTCATTCGGATGTCTTGGGGTGAGAATGCATGATGCAGAAGGAAATTTTCTTCCTGAAAGCAAACGTTTGGTTCCGGATATGTTTAATTCTTTTGAAAAGCTCTTTACCAATTTTAAAAAGAACAATTCGAAATCTTATTACAGAAATGATATAGAAGAAAATGCTGTGGAAGAAGTGGATGTGATTACGGGTGCATTTTTATTGGCTAAAAAAGAGATTTACAAAAAAATAGGGGGGCTGGATGAAGCGTACTTCATGTATGGAGAAGATATTGATCTCTGCTATACATTTTTAAGAAACGGATATAAGAATTTCTATTATGGTAAGGTCTCAATTCTTCATCACAAAGGAGAAAGTACCATAAAGGATGAAGTATATCTCAATAGATTTTATGGAGCAATGCAGACCTTTATTGATAAATATTATAAAGAATCGAAGCCTGTACAGTATTCGTTTTTAAAGGCAGGACTGAAGCTCCGCCATCAGATTGAAAAGATCAAGTTAAAATAA
- the recR gene encoding recombination mediator RecR — protein MDYPSKVLAKAVDEISGLPGIGRKTALRLALHLLKQPNSRAVSLGNSLINLVNEIKYCKECHNFSDFDICEICSNEKRNGELICIVEDVRDVIAIENTGKYTGKYLILGGKISPMEGVGPGQLNIPSIEKKLNNGKVKEFIFALSATMEGDTTAYYIYKKFKNFNVNFSSIARGISVGDELEYADEISLGRSIINRLPYNEKD, from the coding sequence ATGGATTACCCAAGTAAAGTGTTGGCAAAGGCAGTAGATGAGATTTCAGGACTGCCTGGGATTGGAAGAAAAACGGCCTTAAGGTTAGCATTACATTTGTTGAAGCAGCCCAATTCCAGAGCTGTAAGTCTTGGAAACTCGTTGATTAATCTTGTCAACGAAATAAAATATTGTAAAGAATGTCATAATTTTTCAGATTTTGACATCTGTGAAATATGCAGCAATGAAAAGAGAAATGGCGAACTGATCTGTATTGTGGAAGATGTAAGAGATGTTATTGCTATTGAAAATACCGGAAAATATACCGGGAAATATTTAATTCTTGGTGGTAAAATCTCTCCCATGGAAGGAGTAGGGCCAGGTCAGTTAAATATTCCAAGCATTGAAAAAAAGCTGAATAATGGAAAGGTAAAGGAATTTATTTTTGCATTGAGTGCCACTATGGAAGGAGATACCACAGCTTATTATATTTACAAGAAATTCAAAAATTTCAACGTGAATTTTTCAAGCATTGCAAGAGGAATTTCAGTAGGGGACGAATTGGAATATGCCGATGAAATTTCTTTGGGAAGATCTATTATCAACAGGCTGCCATACAACGAAAAGGATTAA
- a CDS encoding aminoacyl-histidine dipeptidase, which translates to MELSNIEPQIIWKNFSKLNAVPRPSKKEEKVIAFIKGFGENLGLETTVDEVGNVIIKKPATAGMENRKSIVLQSHLDMVCQKNNDVNFDFETEGIKMEIDGDWVKAKGTTLGADNGLGVATIMSILESSDIPHPSLEALFTIDEETGMTGALGLKPGQLTGQILLNLDTEEDDEIDIGCAGGVDVTITQTYATEASKGQIVRLEVKGLQGGHSGMDIHKGFGNSNVILGRLLYSGLENQNIEILSIDSGGLRNAIPREGAALISVRNAQEFIENATVLKKDILEEFATVEPGLQINIENSTSSDKAISEGDSKKVILTLKALHNGVYRMSPDVADLVEASNNVARVELKGGELKILNLTRSSVDSSKYSVAEQLKSVAELAGMNVEFSGSYPGWKPKPGSEIVQLMEKLYTDKFNEKPHVVACHAGLECGIIGANYPEMEMVSFGPTIRGAHSPDERANIPSAQKFWSFLKDILANIPQK; encoded by the coding sequence ATGGAATTATCTAATATAGAACCGCAGATTATATGGAAAAATTTCTCCAAATTAAATGCTGTTCCAAGACCTTCAAAAAAGGAGGAAAAAGTGATCGCATTTATCAAAGGATTTGGTGAAAATTTAGGACTGGAAACTACGGTAGATGAAGTAGGAAACGTTATTATTAAAAAACCTGCCACTGCAGGAATGGAAAACCGTAAATCGATTGTGCTTCAATCGCACCTTGATATGGTTTGCCAGAAAAATAATGATGTAAATTTCGATTTTGAAACTGAAGGAATTAAAATGGAAATTGATGGTGACTGGGTAAAGGCAAAAGGAACTACTTTAGGGGCTGACAACGGCTTAGGAGTGGCAACTATTATGTCCATCCTTGAAAGCTCAGATATTCCACACCCTTCATTGGAAGCTCTTTTCACTATTGATGAAGAGACAGGAATGACAGGTGCTTTAGGATTAAAACCAGGACAGCTTACAGGACAAATCCTATTGAATCTTGATACAGAAGAAGATGACGAAATCGATATCGGCTGTGCAGGAGGTGTAGATGTAACCATCACTCAGACATATGCTACAGAGGCTTCAAAAGGACAAATCGTAAGACTTGAAGTAAAAGGACTTCAGGGAGGTCATTCCGGAATGGATATCCATAAAGGGTTCGGAAACTCCAATGTAATTTTGGGAAGACTTTTGTACAGCGGACTGGAAAACCAAAATATTGAGATCCTTTCTATCGACAGCGGAGGTTTAAGAAATGCTATTCCAAGAGAAGGGGCAGCTCTTATTTCTGTGAGAAATGCTCAGGAATTTATAGAAAATGCTACTGTTCTTAAAAAAGATATCTTAGAAGAATTTGCAACGGTAGAGCCGGGACTTCAGATCAATATTGAGAACTCTACGTCTTCTGACAAGGCAATTTCAGAAGGTGATTCCAAAAAAGTGATCCTTACTTTAAAAGCGCTTCATAACGGCGTATACAGAATGAGTCCTGATGTGGCTGATCTTGTAGAAGCCTCCAACAACGTAGCAAGAGTAGAATTGAAGGGTGGAGAACTTAAGATTTTAAATCTTACAAGATCTTCCGTAGATTCTTCTAAATATTCAGTGGCAGAGCAATTAAAATCTGTAGCAGAACTGGCTGGAATGAATGTTGAATTCAGCGGTTCATACCCAGGATGGAAACCCAAACCAGGTTCAGAGATTGTACAATTGATGGAGAAACTTTATACAGACAAGTTCAATGAAAAACCTCATGTGGTAGCTTGTCATGCAGGTCTTGAATGTGGAATCATCGGTGCCAACTATCCAGAAATGGAAATGGTAAGCTTTGGACCAACCATCAGGGGTGCACATTCACCTGATGAGAGAGCCAACATCCCTTCAGCACAAAAATTCTGGAGCTTCCTGAAAGATATTTTAGCGAATATTCCTCAGAAATAG
- a CDS encoding TIGR00730 family Rossman fold protein, with amino-acid sequence MKSITVFCGSSFGTDKIYEEQAFLLGQTLAKQNIQLIYGGADVGLMGTIADGALTEGGKVIGVLPHFLQTKEIAHKNLTDLIIVETMHERKTKMNEFCDGVIVLPGGYGTLEEFFEMITWAQLGLHKKPVGILNIDGFYDDLIKLVQTMVDKGFLKQINRDMLLISNTIDDLMEKMRNYQAPAVGKWISKEEI; translated from the coding sequence ATGAAAAGCATAACCGTATTCTGCGGCTCAAGTTTCGGCACAGATAAAATTTATGAAGAGCAGGCATTTTTGCTTGGACAGACCTTAGCAAAACAAAATATACAACTCATTTATGGGGGTGCCGATGTCGGCCTGATGGGAACTATAGCAGATGGTGCATTAACAGAAGGTGGTAAAGTCATTGGAGTCCTTCCCCACTTTTTACAAACCAAAGAAATTGCCCATAAAAACCTGACAGACCTTATCATTGTGGAAACCATGCATGAAAGAAAAACCAAAATGAATGAATTTTGTGATGGGGTCATCGTTCTTCCCGGAGGCTATGGAACATTGGAAGAATTCTTTGAGATGATCACATGGGCACAGCTTGGACTTCACAAAAAACCGGTCGGAATTCTGAATATTGACGGGTTTTATGATGATCTGATCAAACTGGTTCAAACCATGGTGGATAAAGGATTTTTAAAGCAGATAAACAGGGATATGCTTTTGATCAGCAATACCATTGATGATCTTATGGAAAAAATGAGAAATTATCAGGCTCCTGCGGTCGGAAAGTGGATTTCTAAAGAGGAAATTTAA
- a CDS encoding 2Fe-2S iron-sulfur cluster-binding protein translates to MSDVNIKITDREGVIHDVVAPTDMSMNLMEIIRSYELAEEGTIGVCGGMAMCASCQVYVINDPGLEPMGDEEDAMLAEAFHVKDNSRLGCQLHIADVMEGLEVEIAPYP, encoded by the coding sequence ATGTCAGACGTTAATATTAAAATCACCGACAGAGAAGGGGTAATCCACGATGTCGTAGCTCCTACGGATATGTCCATGAACTTAATGGAGATTATCCGTTCCTATGAATTGGCAGAAGAAGGTACTATTGGTGTATGCGGAGGAATGGCGATGTGTGCTTCATGCCAGGTATATGTAATTAATGATCCCGGTTTGGAACCGATGGGAGATGAAGAAGATGCCATGCTGGCTGAGGCTTTCCATGTGAAAGACAACAGCAGATTGGGATGCCAGTTACATATTGCCGATGTCATGGAAGGGCTCGAAGTGGAAATTGCTCCTTATCCTTAG
- a CDS encoding NAD(P)/FAD-dependent oxidoreductase, with protein MITTDILIIGAGPTGLFAVFEAGLLKMKCHIIDALPQPGGQLAELYPKKPIFDIPGYPSVNAGELVDNLMEQIKQFQPGFTLGETAVSYTKIDDEWFEVITNKGTVHRCKAIAIAGGLGTFEPRKPTFDNLADYEEKGLEYFVKEPEHFRNKKVVIAGGGDSALDWSVFLSNVASEVTLIHRRNEFRGALDSVEKVQDLKNQGKIKLITPAEVTGIKGDGKVEAITVEVEGQEAYDIETDYFIPLFGLTPKLGEIGNWGLNIEKNAIVVNNALDYQTNIDGIYAIGDINTYPGKLKLILCGFHEATLMCQSVYNRLNPGKKFVLKYTTVSGVDGFDGSRKEAEKAVVKKID; from the coding sequence ATGATAACCACTGATATATTGATCATAGGTGCGGGACCTACAGGACTTTTTGCAGTTTTTGAAGCTGGTTTATTAAAAATGAAGTGCCATATTATTGATGCGCTTCCACAGCCGGGAGGGCAGTTGGCAGAACTTTATCCTAAGAAACCTATTTTCGATATCCCAGGTTATCCTTCAGTGAATGCCGGAGAATTGGTGGATAATTTGATGGAGCAGATCAAGCAGTTTCAACCTGGATTTACTTTGGGAGAAACCGCTGTTTCTTATACAAAAATAGATGATGAATGGTTTGAAGTGATCACGAACAAAGGAACGGTTCACAGATGTAAAGCAATTGCTATTGCAGGTGGATTAGGGACATTTGAACCGAGAAAACCAACTTTCGACAATCTTGCTGATTATGAAGAAAAAGGTCTTGAATATTTCGTTAAAGAACCTGAACATTTCAGAAACAAAAAAGTAGTGATTGCCGGAGGGGGTGATTCTGCGCTGGACTGGAGTGTTTTCCTTTCTAATGTTGCAAGTGAAGTGACTTTGATTCACAGAAGAAATGAGTTCAGAGGAGCTTTGGATTCTGTAGAGAAAGTTCAGGATCTGAAAAACCAGGGGAAGATTAAATTAATTACACCTGCAGAAGTTACCGGTATTAAAGGAGACGGAAAAGTTGAAGCGATTACAGTAGAAGTGGAAGGGCAGGAAGCTTACGATATTGAAACAGATTACTTTATTCCATTATTCGGATTGACTCCAAAATTGGGTGAGATCGGAAACTGGGGACTGAATATCGAGAAAAATGCTATTGTTGTAAACAACGCACTTGATTATCAGACCAACATTGATGGTATTTATGCGATCGGGGATATCAATACATATCCCGGAAAGCTGAAGCTGATCCTTTGTGGTTTCCACGAAGCTACTTTAATGTGTCAGAGTGTTTATAACAGATTAAACCCGGGTAAAAAATTCGTATTAAAATATACAACCGTAAGTGGTGTAGACGGATTTGACGGAAGCCGTAAAGAAGCAGAGAAAGCAGTTGTGAAAAAAATTGACTAA
- a CDS encoding DUF3108 domain-containing protein, with amino-acid sequence MKKILVLFAVFIFFLGSAQIDNIADGESITLRIHYGFLNAGTANLTTKQTNYKGIPHLYVKGTGQTTGAVKAFFKVEDLYESFINTQTGLPSFYVRNVREGSYRQHFETVFNHDNNTLILTDKKTPANGSKVLKSVKGVQDMLSCFYYLRSKSPDELKVGTVINMNVWIDDEMFPFQLKVTGTENLKTKFGTINCLKIIPSVKSGRVFKEKEGVTMWVSNDANHVPMLLKAELAVGSLKASIDDYKNVKYPLKFSK; translated from the coding sequence ATGAAGAAAATTTTAGTCCTTTTTGCAGTATTTATATTCTTTTTAGGCTCAGCCCAGATTGATAACATCGCGGACGGCGAATCCATCACTCTCAGAATTCATTACGGCTTCCTGAATGCAGGAACAGCCAATCTTACTACAAAGCAAACCAATTACAAAGGGATTCCTCATCTTTATGTAAAAGGTACAGGACAGACTACTGGTGCCGTAAAAGCATTCTTCAAAGTGGAAGATTTATATGAAAGTTTTATCAATACACAGACGGGATTACCAAGTTTCTATGTAAGAAATGTGCGTGAGGGAAGTTACCGCCAGCATTTTGAAACGGTTTTTAATCATGATAATAATACTTTAATTTTAACAGATAAAAAAACTCCGGCCAATGGTTCTAAGGTTTTAAAATCGGTAAAAGGAGTTCAGGATATGCTTTCCTGTTTTTATTATTTAAGAAGTAAAAGCCCAGATGAACTGAAAGTAGGAACAGTTATTAATATGAATGTATGGATTGATGATGAAATGTTTCCTTTCCAGTTAAAAGTAACCGGAACAGAAAATTTAAAGACAAAATTCGGTACTATTAACTGTTTAAAAATTATTCCTTCTGTAAAAAGCGGAAGAGTATTTAAAGAAAAAGAAGGCGTTACCATGTGGGTTTCCAACGATGCCAACCATGTTCCAATGCTATTGAAAGCAGAGCTTGCAGTAGGCTCACTGAAAGCCAGCATTGATGATTACAAGAATGTAAAATATCCTTTAAAGTTCAGTAAATAA
- a CDS encoding phenylalanine--tRNA ligase subunit alpha — MIEKIEELLVEVNGFNATSKEDIESFRIKYNGKKGVLNDFFEKFKEVPNDQKKEFGQKINTLKQAVAVKLEDLKNASESSVVVEKEDLTRPAFPLELGSRHPINLVKNRIIEIFKSIGFAVADGPEIEDDWHNFTALNLPEYHPARDMQDTFFIEQNPDILLRTHTSSVQTRYMEENQPPIRILSPGRVFRNEAISSRSHCIFHQIEGLYIDENVSFADLKQTIQFFTTELFGKSKIRMRPSFFPFTEPSAEIDVYWGLNSETDYRITKGTGWLEIMGCGMVDPAVLKNVNIDSEKYSGYAFGMGIERITMLLYQMSDIRMFFENDIRTLEQFKTL; from the coding sequence ATGATAGAAAAGATAGAAGAACTACTGGTAGAAGTAAACGGCTTCAATGCTACCTCTAAGGAAGATATCGAAAGCTTCCGAATCAAGTACAACGGTAAAAAAGGGGTTCTGAATGATTTTTTTGAAAAATTTAAAGAAGTTCCTAATGACCAGAAGAAAGAATTCGGACAAAAGATCAACACATTAAAACAGGCAGTTGCTGTAAAACTGGAGGATTTGAAAAATGCTTCAGAATCTTCTGTTGTGGTTGAAAAAGAAGATCTTACAAGACCCGCTTTTCCATTGGAATTGGGATCAAGACATCCGATCAATCTTGTAAAAAACAGAATCATTGAAATCTTCAAATCGATTGGATTTGCTGTGGCAGACGGCCCAGAGATTGAAGACGACTGGCATAACTTTACGGCGCTTAACCTTCCGGAATACCATCCGGCAAGAGATATGCAGGACACCTTCTTTATTGAGCAGAATCCTGATATTCTTTTAAGAACGCACACTTCTTCTGTACAAACCCGTTATATGGAAGAAAACCAGCCGCCAATCAGAATTTTATCTCCGGGAAGAGTTTTCAGAAATGAAGCAATTTCTTCACGTTCTCACTGTATCTTCCATCAGATTGAAGGATTATATATTGATGAGAATGTAAGCTTTGCAGATTTGAAGCAGACAATTCAGTTTTTTACCACTGAACTTTTCGGAAAATCTAAAATCAGAATGAGACCTTCTTTCTTCCCGTTCACAGAGCCAAGTGCTGAAATTGATGTGTATTGGGGATTAAACTCTGAAACAGATTATAGAATTACGAAAGGAACAGGATGGCTGGAAATCATGGGTTGCGGAATGGTAGACCCTGCCGTACTGAAAAATGTGAATATTGATTCTGAAAAATATTCAGGATATGCATTCGGAATGGGAATTGAAAGAATCACGATGCTTCTTTACCAGATGAGTGACATCAGAATGTTCTTCGAAAACGATATCAGAACACTGGAACAGTTCAAAACACTATAA